Proteins encoded by one window of Candidatus Methylomirabilota bacterium:
- a CDS encoding bifunctional nuclease family protein, translating into MLIKMTVRGIALDPITNMPIVILKDPDERRALPIWVGIFEANAIALELEKVSTPRPMTHDLLKNILDGLGITVQQITVNDLKENTFYATIDLNHNGSVVKIDSRPSDAIALALRTNAPIFVSENVVAQAKNIEVSEEKEETDKWKEWLENLKPEDFGKYKM; encoded by the coding sequence ATGCTCATCAAGATGACCGTACGCGGCATTGCGCTGGATCCGATTACGAATATGCCGATAGTAATCTTGAAGGATCCTGATGAGCGCCGTGCCCTGCCGATCTGGGTCGGGATCTTTGAAGCGAATGCTATTGCGTTGGAACTCGAAAAGGTATCGACGCCTCGACCGATGACCCACGACCTACTCAAAAATATCCTGGACGGTCTCGGTATCACCGTTCAGCAGATTACTGTCAACGACCTGAAAGAAAATACGTTCTACGCGACCATCGACCTGAATCACAACGGTAGCGTCGTCAAGATCGACTCCAGACCGAGCGATGCCATTGCATTGGCCCTCCGCACAAACGCCCCGATCTTCGTCTCTGAGAACGTCGTTGCGCAAGCCAAGAACATCGAGGTCTCAGAAGAGAAAGAAGAAACGGACAAATGGAAGGAGTGGCTTGAGAATCTGAAGCCGGAGGATTTCGGAAAATATAAAATGTGA
- a CDS encoding HIT domain-containing protein, producing METLWAPWRMVYVENIGPSGCLFCEAPASQQDEQNLILYRGKLVFIQMNLYPYNPGHIMIAPYRHLDDLQKLSVEERLELIQEAARSTSILREIMSPDGFNLGINQGKVAGAGVEHHLHLHVVPRWSGDTNFMPVVAQTKVIPEELTVTYRKLASIFCRTSS from the coding sequence ATGGAAACGCTATGGGCACCATGGAGAATGGTATATGTAGAGAATATCGGGCCTTCCGGCTGCCTATTTTGCGAAGCGCCGGCATCCCAACAAGACGAACAGAATCTCATCCTTTATCGAGGGAAGCTCGTATTTATTCAGATGAACCTGTATCCATACAATCCTGGACACATTATGATCGCTCCATATCGGCATCTGGACGACCTACAAAAGCTGTCGGTGGAAGAACGACTCGAACTGATCCAAGAGGCCGCCAGAAGCACGTCGATTCTGCGTGAGATCATGAGTCCGGACGGGTTCAACCTGGGCATAAATCAAGGAAAGGTTGCGGGAGCCGGTGTCGAACACCATCTTCACTTACACGTAGTTCCGCGTTGGAGCGGAGACACCAATTTTATGCCCGTCGTCGCACAGACCAAAGTTATCCCTGAAGAGTTGACTGTTACCTATCGGAAACTTGCTTCCATCTTTTGTAGGACTTCGTCATAA
- a CDS encoding integration host factor subunit beta — MTKADLVELVAAQVYLTKKDTEVVIDTILESISKALASKDDGKVELRGFGSFRTRQRRARQGRNPQSGEAVHVPPKRIPFFKPGKELRLLIDS, encoded by the coding sequence ATGACAAAGGCCGACTTGGTAGAATTGGTTGCTGCCCAAGTGTACCTGACTAAGAAAGACACCGAAGTCGTCATTGATACCATCCTCGAAAGCATCTCGAAGGCGCTCGCTTCGAAAGATGACGGGAAGGTGGAGCTTCGCGGCTTCGGGAGTTTCCGTACCAGGCAGCGCCGCGCGCGGCAGGGTCGTAATCCGCAGAGCGGTGAAGCCGTTCACGTTCCCCCAAAGCGAATCCCCTTCTTCAAACCGGGAAAGGAGTTGAGGCTGCTCATCGATAGCTAG
- the sppA gene encoding signal peptide peptidase SppA, producing MKRTWLVVSLAVFVSLLLLFGLAFSLGRWERLGGSKVALITVEGVILDSKEVIEQLEKYRENPSVKAIVLRINSPGGGVAPSQEIYEELLKTRQTDKKPVVASMGSVAASGGYYIASATDLIVANPGTITGSIGVLLQIPNITGLMQKIGVKSVVVKSGQHKDLASPTREMTAAERQILQGMLDDIHDQFIDVVAKGRQIDRKKIEAMADGRIFSGREAQSLGLVDQLGNLQDAIERAGALAGIHGKPAIIQERKRGFFLIDLLRGLNLLNIDLPIFPSSTLSVNYLLW from the coding sequence GTGAAACGGACTTGGCTGGTCGTCAGTCTGGCAGTGTTCGTAAGCCTGCTGCTCCTGTTCGGCTTGGCCTTCTCGCTCGGTAGATGGGAGCGATTAGGCGGAAGCAAGGTCGCGCTGATCACGGTTGAAGGGGTCATCCTGGATTCCAAGGAGGTTATCGAGCAGCTCGAAAAATACCGAGAGAACCCATCCGTCAAAGCCATTGTCCTCAGGATCAACAGTCCGGGGGGTGGGGTGGCGCCCTCTCAGGAGATCTATGAAGAGTTGCTCAAGACTCGTCAGACCGATAAGAAACCGGTAGTCGCCTCTATGGGGAGCGTCGCTGCGTCAGGTGGCTACTATATCGCGAGCGCAACGGATCTTATTGTGGCGAATCCCGGCACCATTACCGGCAGCATAGGAGTTCTACTTCAGATTCCAAACATCACTGGTCTTATGCAAAAAATCGGTGTAAAGTCGGTGGTCGTGAAGAGCGGCCAGCACAAGGATCTCGCGTCTCCTACCCGCGAGATGACCGCTGCCGAGCGCCAGATCCTTCAAGGCATGCTGGACGATATCCATGACCAGTTTATCGATGTGGTGGCCAAAGGCAGGCAAATAGATCGTAAAAAGATCGAGGCCATGGCAGACGGGCGGATTTTCAGTGGGCGAGAGGCGCAATCGCTTGGATTGGTAGACCAACTTGGTAATCTTCAGGACGCCATCGAGCGGGCAGGAGCGTTAGCCGGGATCCACGGGAAGCCGGCCATCATCCAGGAGCGAAAGCGGGGATTTTTTCTCATTGATCTGCTACGTGGCCTGAATCTACTTAATATCGATTTGCCGATCTTTCCATCCTCAACGCTCTCTGTGAACTATCTTCTCTGGTAA
- a CDS encoding 30S ribosomal protein S1, with the protein MMSETDKVEEAVHTSTDTLDREIPAQEHPQELVDLYTQSLREITEGEIVRGTVLEIRNDMVLIDIGYKSEGAIPIKEFQTPSGEVTVKVGDVVDVYLEQKEDSDGLIVLSREKAEKTKIWDDIRRAYEKGEVISGMILGRTKGGLTVDIGVRAFLPGSQVDLRPVRDLDKLIGKSFPMKVIKLNQRRGNIVLSRRELLEEERRSLKEKTLQSLEEGKIIRGKVKNITEYGAFIDLGGLDGLLHITDMSWGRVGHPSELFSVGDEIEVVVLKFDRAAERVSLGHKQRLKDPWEDVDQRFAVGSRVRGKVISLTDYGAFVELAEGIEGLVHISEMSWTQRVKHPSKVVSVGDSIEVIVLDVDKVNKRISLGLRQIEPNPWLSIEESYPVGTRVEGTVRNLTDFGAFVELNDGIDGLIHVSDMSWTKRVRHPSEVLKRGDKVEAVVLHTDKTNRRISLGLKQSQPDPWQSTVLDKYRVGMDVKAKVVRLTDFGAFVELEDGVEGLLHISELSHERVAKPEDVVSIDQELSLKIIKLDANERKLGLSLRAYLDTQDASDQKTDQPSPDQHPSDRQEEGVEPE; encoded by the coding sequence ATGATGTCTGAGACGGACAAGGTGGAAGAGGCTGTGCACACATCGACGGACACGCTGGATCGTGAGATTCCCGCTCAGGAGCACCCCCAGGAGTTAGTTGATTTATACACCCAGAGCCTGCGGGAAATCACTGAGGGGGAGATCGTCAGGGGGACTGTGCTGGAGATCAGGAACGATATGGTCCTGATCGATATCGGCTACAAGTCTGAAGGGGCTATACCAATCAAGGAGTTCCAGACGCCCTCTGGAGAAGTCACGGTCAAGGTCGGCGATGTTGTCGATGTCTATTTAGAGCAGAAAGAGGATAGCGACGGCCTCATTGTCCTCTCGAGAGAGAAGGCGGAGAAGACCAAGATCTGGGATGACATTCGGCGGGCCTACGAAAAGGGCGAAGTGATCAGTGGGATGATCCTGGGCCGCACGAAAGGTGGCCTGACGGTAGATATTGGCGTCAGGGCCTTTCTCCCGGGCTCTCAAGTTGATCTGCGGCCTGTCCGCGACCTTGACAAACTGATCGGGAAGAGCTTCCCGATGAAAGTGATAAAGCTAAACCAGCGCCGGGGCAATATCGTGTTGTCCAGGCGCGAGTTGCTTGAAGAAGAGCGTCGATCCCTCAAGGAGAAGACCTTGCAATCGTTGGAGGAGGGGAAAATTATACGAGGCAAGGTCAAAAATATTACTGAGTACGGCGCGTTCATCGACCTAGGAGGACTGGACGGGCTGCTTCATATCACCGATATGTCCTGGGGCCGCGTCGGTCATCCTTCCGAGCTCTTTTCCGTCGGCGACGAGATCGAGGTCGTGGTCCTCAAGTTCGACCGGGCGGCGGAACGGGTGTCGCTCGGCCACAAGCAGCGCCTGAAGGATCCATGGGAGGATGTCGATCAGCGTTTTGCTGTCGGCTCCCGTGTTCGCGGTAAGGTTATAAGTTTGACTGACTATGGCGCATTCGTTGAGCTCGCCGAGGGGATCGAGGGGTTGGTGCACATCTCTGAGATGTCCTGGACTCAGCGGGTGAAACATCCTTCTAAGGTCGTCTCAGTCGGGGACTCGATAGAGGTTATCGTCCTGGATGTAGATAAGGTGAACAAGCGGATTTCTCTAGGGCTTCGCCAGATCGAACCCAACCCATGGTTGTCGATCGAGGAAAGCTACCCTGTGGGAACGCGCGTCGAAGGGACCGTCAGGAATCTGACCGACTTTGGCGCGTTCGTTGAACTGAATGATGGAATAGATGGACTGATTCACGTGTCCGATATGTCCTGGACCAAGCGGGTCCGCCATCCTTCTGAGGTCTTGAAGCGAGGAGACAAAGTTGAGGCGGTAGTTCTGCACACCGATAAAACGAATCGGCGAATCTCCCTTGGCCTCAAGCAGAGTCAGCCCGATCCCTGGCAATCTACCGTCCTCGATAAGTACCGCGTCGGTATGGACGTGAAGGCCAAGGTGGTTCGGCTTACCGATTTCGGAGCCTTCGTGGAATTGGAAGACGGGGTAGAGGGGCTCCTGCATATCTCCGAGCTGAGTCATGAACGGGTCGCGAAGCCAGAGGATGTCGTCTCCATCGACCAAGAGCTGTCTCTCAAAATTATCAAGTTGGACGCCAACGAGCGCAAGCTCGGGCTAAGTCTTCGCGCCTACCTCGACACCCAGGACGCGTCGGACCAGAAAACTGATCAGCCCTCCCCCGATCAGCACCCATCAGATCGTCAGGAAGAGGGGGTCGAACCCGAGTAG
- a CDS encoding 1-acyl-sn-glycerol-3-phosphate acyltransferase, protein MGVTFFRGLALKKAIGYSIFTLGRLLCLGIAKVAFRLHVGGQEFIPRTGPAILAANHVSYIDPIIIGIAIRRPVRFMAKKELFRFPLFGWLLRQFGAFPVNRARTNLQTFKQAISLLKAGEIVAIFPEGTRGDGVDLRPAKPGIGLIAARTGAPVIPVFHRGTEKVFPKGAWLPRPYRITMNFGAPCRFVEEQAGKEQGQVMIFSRTIMEKIAALKTWSESGSRSGDDRTYATGEAMPTKKRGINERT, encoded by the coding sequence ATGGGGGTCACTTTCTTTCGGGGTCTTGCTCTCAAAAAGGCGATCGGCTATTCTATCTTTACCTTGGGTCGCCTTCTATGCCTCGGCATTGCAAAGGTCGCGTTCCGTCTCCATGTCGGGGGGCAAGAGTTTATTCCCCGTACGGGACCGGCGATCCTGGCGGCGAATCATGTGAGCTACATAGATCCCATTATCATCGGGATCGCGATTCGGCGTCCGGTTCGTTTCATGGCAAAAAAAGAGCTGTTCCGTTTCCCGTTGTTTGGCTGGCTGCTTCGGCAGTTCGGCGCTTTTCCGGTCAATCGGGCCCGCACCAACCTGCAGACCTTTAAGCAGGCGATCTCTCTTCTGAAAGCAGGGGAGATCGTGGCAATCTTTCCCGAAGGAACGCGCGGAGATGGCGTCGACTTGCGGCCCGCCAAGCCAGGGATTGGACTGATCGCGGCGCGAACTGGCGCACCAGTGATTCCAGTGTTTCATCGGGGAACGGAGAAGGTATTTCCCAAAGGCGCATGGCTTCCGAGACCGTATCGAATCACGATGAATTTCGGGGCGCCATGTCGGTTCGTCGAAGAACAGGCTGGTAAAGAACAGGGCCAAGTCATGATATTCAGCCGGACCATCATGGAGAAAATCGCCGCTCTGAAGACTTGGTCGGAGAGCGGTTCTCGATCAGGAGACGATCGGACTTACGCAACAGGAGAGGCTATGCCGACAAAGAAGCGAGGGATCAATGAGCGGACGTGA
- a CDS encoding (d)CMP kinase, giving the protein MRSTTNCLVIAIDGPVGAGKSTAARLLAKRLGYRYIDSGAMYRALSWKALRAGLDLDDERCVRRLADETSIVIEPAGDRELILVDGQEVSRQIREREVEQATSRIATHPSVRRVMVTHQRQMAAQGGVVMDGRDIGTVVFPDADVKFYLTAHLDVRAKRRYLEVQATGATREMDELAEDIKLRDTRDMGRRDSPLRKADEAVTIDTSDLPVSQVVDAMEEEIRRKLTALKGFT; this is encoded by the coding sequence TTGAGAAGTACAACGAATTGTCTTGTCATCGCCATCGACGGGCCCGTAGGGGCAGGAAAAAGCACGGCGGCTCGCCTGCTCGCCAAGCGACTGGGGTATCGTTATATCGACAGCGGAGCCATGTATCGCGCGCTATCGTGGAAGGCGCTGCGAGCAGGCCTTGACCTGGACGATGAACGATGCGTGCGGCGGCTGGCCGATGAGACTTCCATTGTCATCGAGCCTGCCGGTGATCGAGAACTGATATTGGTCGATGGACAAGAGGTCAGCCGGCAGATCAGAGAGCGCGAGGTAGAACAGGCAACTTCGAGAATCGCTACCCACCCGAGCGTTCGTCGTGTGATGGTCACACACCAGCGACAAATGGCAGCGCAGGGTGGAGTAGTCATGGACGGGCGTGATATCGGTACAGTGGTCTTCCCGGACGCCGATGTGAAATTCTATCTCACGGCTCATTTAGATGTACGGGCGAAACGTCGTTATCTCGAGGTACAGGCGACAGGCGCGACCCGTGAGATGGATGAACTTGCCGAAGACATCAAGTTGCGGGATACAAGAGATATGGGCCGACGCGACTCGCCACTACGAAAAGCCGACGAGGCCGTTACCATCGATACAAGCGATTTACCTGTTTCTCAGGTGGTTGATGCGATGGAAGAGGAGATCAGACGAAAGCTGACCGCTTTAAAAGGCTTTACCTGA
- the aroA gene encoding 3-phosphoshikimate 1-carboxyvinyltransferase, whose amino-acid sequence MRVDPIGPLKGELILPGDKSITHRAIILGSLADGVSEITGALRSHDCRDTAKALGIMGVTVEEMGDDRLRIRGSGLHSLKEPEEILDLGNSGTTMRLLAGVLAAQPFFSVLTGDRYLRVRPMARVAMPLRSMGATILGRERGNFPPLAIMGARPKAIDYVSPIASAQVKSAILLAGLFTDGEMTVTEPSLSRDHTERMFEAVGIPIHRNGLRLRVGGIEKIPAFQIAIPGDFSAAAFFLVAALVIPGSELTLREVGINPTRTGLLDALQSMGAVIEVSRRRIVSGEPVADLHVRSQALQGTEIAGALIPRMLDEIPVFAVAAAHAAGVTTIRDAAELRVKEVDRLAALVKEFRRFGVQIEQHPDGLVIQGNSSLSGCHCDSWGDHRMAMALAVAALSARGSTTISDPACVGSSFPDFWSRLDAVIPGAAVPLEI is encoded by the coding sequence ATGCGGGTCGACCCTATCGGTCCGCTGAAAGGTGAACTGATTCTTCCAGGTGATAAGTCCATCACTCATCGCGCGATCATTCTGGGTTCGCTGGCCGATGGAGTCAGCGAAATCACCGGTGCGCTTCGAAGCCATGACTGCCGTGACACCGCAAAGGCGTTGGGGATCATGGGTGTGACGGTTGAAGAGATGGGTGACGATCGGCTGCGGATTCGGGGGAGCGGGCTGCACAGCCTGAAGGAACCGGAGGAGATCCTGGATCTCGGGAATTCCGGAACAACGATGAGGCTCCTGGCGGGTGTGCTGGCGGCGCAGCCGTTCTTTTCGGTGCTGACGGGTGACCGGTATCTGCGAGTACGGCCGATGGCCAGAGTGGCCATGCCGCTGAGGTCGATGGGGGCAACAATTCTGGGTCGTGAGCGCGGCAACTTTCCTCCCCTCGCCATTATGGGGGCGCGACCAAAGGCGATCGACTATGTGAGCCCAATCGCCAGCGCCCAGGTTAAATCCGCGATCCTGTTGGCCGGTCTCTTTACCGACGGGGAGATGACAGTCACAGAGCCATCCCTCTCGCGCGATCACACGGAACGGATGTTCGAGGCGGTCGGTATACCGATCCACCGTAATGGTTTACGTCTTCGAGTCGGTGGCATCGAGAAGATTCCCGCGTTTCAGATCGCGATTCCTGGCGATTTTTCAGCGGCTGCCTTCTTTCTTGTCGCGGCCCTGGTAATCCCCGGGTCAGAGCTGACATTGCGAGAGGTAGGCATCAATCCGACTCGAACCGGCCTGTTGGATGCGCTGCAATCGATGGGTGCAGTGATTGAGGTCAGCCGAAGGCGTATCGTCTCCGGTGAGCCGGTCGCCGATCTCCATGTCAGGAGTCAAGCGCTGCAGGGGACCGAGATTGCCGGGGCCCTAATCCCCCGGATGCTCGACGAGATCCCGGTGTTTGCCGTGGCTGCGGCGCATGCCGCGGGTGTCACCACGATACGGGACGCCGCCGAACTCCGGGTCAAGGAGGTGGATCGGCTTGCCGCGCTTGTCAAGGAGTTCCGTCGGTTCGGAGTTCAGATTGAGCAACACCCTGATGGTTTGGTGATTCAGGGAAACTCTTCACTATCCGGATGTCACTGCGACAGTTGGGGAGATCACCGGATGGCGATGGCGTTGGCCGTAGCGGCCTTGTCGGCAAGGGGGAGCACCACCATCTCCGATCCAGCTTGTGTCGGCAGCTCGTTCCCGGATTTCTGGAGTCGGTTGGACGCTGTCATACCGGGGGCGGCCGTACCGTTGGAGATCTGA
- the miaA gene encoding tRNA (adenosine(37)-N6)-dimethylallyltransferase MiaA, which produces MPLIVLVGPTAVGKSSMALAVAERVGGEIIAADSMQVYRGLDIGTAKPSVDERKRIPHHLLDLREPDQSFTAADYVRLASAAIADIRARGRLPIMVGGTGLYLRALFHGLFGGPWEMTPLRETLYQEAERVGSATLHQRLKTIDPEAAATIHPNDLIRVVRALEVAAVSGRPISTLRTEARRNHRPIPGPVLQFGLERNRRELYQRIEVRVEAMMEQGLLREVRNLLDRGYCSTLRPLRAIGYRHMIGHLKGQISLDDAVASLKRDTRRYAKRQLTWFRHEDGIEWLPVEGSVVSECMFRLLIERIEAAWSTTV; this is translated from the coding sequence GTGCCGCTTATTGTGCTGGTGGGTCCGACTGCGGTCGGAAAGTCATCCATGGCTCTTGCCGTAGCGGAGAGGGTAGGGGGCGAGATCATCGCCGCCGACTCGATGCAGGTCTACCGCGGTCTCGACATCGGGACTGCGAAGCCGAGCGTGGACGAGCGAAAACGTATTCCGCACCACCTCCTGGATCTGAGGGAGCCTGACCAGTCCTTCACGGCGGCCGATTATGTAAGGCTGGCTTCTGCGGCCATTGCCGATATCCGCGCTCGTGGACGTCTCCCGATCATGGTAGGAGGAACCGGCCTCTATCTCCGCGCGCTCTTCCACGGTCTGTTTGGCGGACCATGGGAGATGACCCCACTCAGAGAGACACTGTATCAGGAGGCCGAACGGGTAGGTAGCGCGACCCTTCACCAGCGGCTTAAGACCATCGATCCCGAGGCGGCTGCGACAATCCATCCCAACGACCTCATTCGGGTCGTACGAGCGCTCGAGGTGGCAGCCGTAAGTGGCCGTCCCATCTCTACGCTCAGAACAGAGGCGCGTCGCAATCATAGACCGATTCCAGGACCTGTGCTGCAGTTCGGACTTGAGCGGAATCGCCGCGAGCTGTATCAGCGGATTGAGGTCAGGGTAGAGGCGATGATGGAGCAAGGATTGTTGCGTGAGGTCCGGAATCTGCTCGATCGAGGCTACTGCAGTACGCTCAGGCCGTTACGAGCTATCGGATACCGTCATATGATCGGGCACCTGAAAGGACAGATCAGCCTTGATGACGCGGTCGCCTCTCTCAAGCGCGATACACGGCGGTACGCCAAACGTCAGCTCACCTGGTTCCGTCACGAAGACGGGATCGAGTGGTTGCCTGTAGAAGGATCGGTGGTGAGCGAATGTATGTTCCGCTTGCTCATCGAGCGAATCGAGGCTGCATGGTCAACAACGGTGTAG
- the metF gene encoding methylenetetrahydrofolate reductase [NAD(P)H] has protein sequence MKIVNMYGNGQFGLSFEIFPPKTEAGEFQLFSALEALMVYRPSFVSCTYGAAGSTREHTLELTVKIRQACGVTTAAHRTCVGSTAEEIRRWLKEATDLGIENIVALRGDPPKGQAEFKKPEGGLAYANELVALIRQEFPHFSIAVAGYPETHQEAPSPAVDLANLKRKVNAGADAVITQLFYDNRDFFEFRSRYAEAGIAAPLVPGILPVINLSQVQRITSMCGARIPVSFLTELEAYRDDPDGQVGVGVRYAIRQCRELLDAGIPGLHFYLLNKADATFRILQALKLPR, from the coding sequence ATGAAGATCGTCAACATGTACGGCAACGGTCAATTTGGACTCTCTTTTGAGATATTCCCCCCCAAGACTGAGGCTGGGGAGTTTCAGTTGTTTTCCGCCCTTGAAGCGCTGATGGTGTATCGTCCCTCCTTCGTGTCATGCACCTATGGCGCCGCAGGCTCGACTCGGGAACACACGCTGGAGCTGACTGTAAAGATCCGCCAGGCTTGTGGCGTGACCACAGCAGCTCACCGGACCTGTGTGGGATCGACTGCAGAGGAGATTCGGCGATGGCTGAAAGAGGCCACCGACCTGGGTATAGAGAACATCGTCGCCTTGCGCGGCGATCCCCCAAAGGGGCAGGCGGAGTTCAAAAAGCCAGAGGGCGGGCTGGCGTATGCCAATGAATTGGTGGCGCTGATTCGGCAGGAATTCCCCCACTTCAGCATTGCCGTCGCAGGCTATCCCGAAACGCATCAGGAGGCACCAAGCCCTGCTGTCGATTTAGCGAACCTGAAGCGAAAGGTGAACGCAGGCGCCGACGCAGTCATCACCCAACTCTTTTATGACAACCGCGATTTTTTTGAGTTTCGCAGTCGTTACGCAGAGGCCGGAATTGCAGCACCTCTGGTCCCGGGTATTCTGCCGGTGATAAACTTGAGCCAGGTTCAGCGCATTACATCCATGTGTGGAGCGAGGATACCGGTCTCGTTTCTCACTGAGCTGGAAGCGTATCGGGATGACCCCGATGGGCAGGTGGGCGTAGGGGTACGATACGCCATCCGACAATGCCGAGAACTGCTTGATGCGGGTATCCCCGGTCTGCACTTTTACCTCCTCAATAAAGCTGACGCCACCTTCCGAATCCTGCAGGCATTGAAGCTGCCCAGGTGA
- the ilvC gene encoding ketol-acid reductoisomerase, which translates to MTKLYYDKDADLNLLAGKAIAIMGYGSQGHAHALNFKESGLDVIVGLYRESKSWDKVKSDGLKVATCEEAAFSADVIMMLLPDQTHRQVYQESIEKALTPGKTLMFAHGFNIHFHQIVPPPTVDVSMIAPKAPGHLVRQVFTEGGGVPALLAVQQDVSGKAKAMALAYAKGIGCTRAGVLETTFREETETDLFGEQAVLCGGASALVKAGFETLVNAGYQPELAYFECMHELKLIVDLFYQGGLAYMRYSISDTAEYGDYSRGPRIVNEQVKAEMRKILGEIQTGAFAREWILENQAGKPSFLAMRKQEAEHPIEKVGKELRSMMSWIKKPETH; encoded by the coding sequence ATGACCAAGTTATATTACGACAAGGATGCTGATCTGAATCTGCTGGCGGGGAAGGCGATTGCTATCATGGGATATGGAAGCCAGGGCCACGCCCATGCGCTGAACTTCAAAGAGAGCGGCCTCGATGTAATCGTCGGTCTCTATCGGGAAAGCAAATCGTGGGACAAGGTCAAGTCTGACGGATTGAAGGTTGCCACGTGCGAGGAAGCAGCCTTCAGCGCAGACGTGATCATGATGCTGCTGCCTGACCAAACCCACAGACAGGTCTACCAGGAGTCAATCGAGAAGGCGCTGACCCCTGGCAAGACGCTGATGTTCGCCCATGGCTTCAATATTCACTTCCACCAAATCGTCCCTCCGCCAACCGTGGACGTATCGATGATCGCACCCAAGGCGCCGGGCCATCTCGTGCGCCAGGTCTTTACGGAAGGGGGCGGCGTTCCGGCGTTGCTGGCTGTCCAGCAGGACGTATCGGGGAAAGCGAAGGCGATGGCCCTGGCCTACGCGAAAGGGATCGGGTGTACCAGGGCCGGTGTGCTCGAGACGACGTTTCGTGAGGAGACTGAGACCGACCTGTTCGGCGAGCAGGCCGTCTTGTGCGGAGGAGCCTCCGCCCTGGTGAAGGCCGGATTTGAGACGCTGGTGAATGCCGGCTATCAGCCCGAGCTAGCCTACTTTGAATGTATGCATGAGCTGAAGCTGATTGTCGACCTGTTCTATCAGGGCGGTCTGGCGTATATGCGCTATTCGATCAGCGACACGGCAGAATATGGCGACTATAGCCGCGGTCCCCGCATCGTGAATGAGCAGGTCAAGGCTGAGATGCGAAAAATCCTTGGTGAGATACAGACTGGCGCCTTCGCTCGGGAATGGATCCTGGAAAACCAAGCCGGCAAACCCAGCTTTCTGGCCATGCGCAAGCAGGAGGCAGAGCATCCGATCGAGAAGGTAGGCAAGGAGCTGCGGTCCATGATGTCCTGGATCAAAAAGCCCGAGACCCACTAG
- the ilvN gene encoding acetolactate synthase small subunit, with protein MRERTKAIPKEAKARHIITLLVENHAGVLARVAALIAAKGYNIDSLTVGETVDPSISRMTLVVRGDDSVVEQAVKQLNRLIDVIRVTDLTGEEFVERELVLVKVKAKPEAKAEILRIADIFRAKVVDVAPFSYMLELTGAEDKLNAFVELLRPYGIQEFARTGMTVMTRGNKTPGKQTEEMWKEPDTKKVVGLVEKG; from the coding sequence ATGAGAGAACGGACCAAGGCGATACCGAAAGAGGCCAAGGCGCGTCATATCATTACCCTGCTCGTCGAGAACCACGCGGGCGTGCTGGCTCGCGTGGCCGCGTTGATTGCCGCCAAAGGGTACAACATCGACAGTCTTACGGTGGGGGAAACCGTAGATCCGTCTATCTCCCGAATGACCCTCGTCGTGAGAGGAGACGACTCGGTGGTCGAGCAGGCGGTCAAACAGCTCAATCGGCTCATTGATGTGATCCGCGTGACCGACCTGACCGGGGAAGAGTTCGTCGAACGCGAGCTTGTGCTCGTGAAGGTGAAAGCCAAACCGGAGGCAAAGGCTGAGATCCTCCGGATCGCCGATATCTTTCGGGCCAAGGTGGTGGATGTGGCTCCCTTTTCGTACATGTTGGAGCTGACCGGCGCCGAGGATAAGTTGAACGCCTTTGTTGAACTTCTCAGGCCGTACGGCATTCAGGAATTCGCAAGAACGGGCATGACGGTGATGACCAGAGGCAACAAAACGCCCGGCAAGCAGACCGAAGAGATGTGGAAGGAACCGGACACGAAGAAGGTGGTTGGGCTTGTCGAGAAGGGATGA